The proteins below come from a single Oxyura jamaicensis isolate SHBP4307 breed ruddy duck chromosome 1, BPBGC_Ojam_1.0, whole genome shotgun sequence genomic window:
- the TIGAR gene encoding fructose-2,6-bisphosphatase TIGAR, producing the protein MVRFGLTVVRHGETRYNKDKILQGQGVDEPLSATGFKQADAAGLFLSNVKFTHVFSSDLLRAKQTAATIIGKNKFCKDLEIKYDARLRERKYGVAEGRPLTDLKAMAKAAGEQCPAFTPSGGETLDEVRERAKDFFEFLCQLAVEVEQKEREMHGSASRSSGTSEEQSVFPWTNHCSEPGLGSDNGGTSKILDANILVVSHGAYMRNWIGYFVSDLKCTLPANLTKSQLSSVSPNTGVSHFIIKLQNGSILEPEIRCVCLNQDSHLVDVGAECVAQKVF; encoded by the exons ATGGTTCGCTTCGGGCTGACCGTCGTCCGGCA TGGAGAAACAAGATACAACAAAGACAAGATACTGCAAG GTCAAGGAGTAGATGAGCCGCTCTCTGCAACTGGTTTCAAACAAGCAGATGCTGCTGGTTTATTTCTCAGTAATGTAAAGTTTACTCATGTCTTTTCAAGTGACCTCCTTCGAGCAAAGCAG ACTGCTGCCAcaattataggaaaaaataagttttgcaaAGATTTGGAAATCAAGTATGATGCAAGACTTCGAGAGAGA AAATACGGTGTTGCAGAAGGAAGGCCTTTGACTGACCTCAAGGCTATGGCAAAGGCTGCTGGAGAACAGTGTCCTGCATTCACACCTTCTGGAGGAGAAACTCTAGATGAA GTAAGAGAACgtgcaaaggatttttttgaATTTCTATGTCAGCTAGCTGTTGAAGTGGAACAGAAAGAGCGAGAGATGCATGGTTCAGCAAGCAGAAGCTCAGGAACATCTGAAGAACAGTCAGTTTTCCCTTGGACAAATCACTGCAGTGAACCAGGACTGGGCTCTGATAACGGTGGAACTTCTAAAATACTAGATGCCAATATCTTAGTGGTGAGTCATGGAGCCTACATGAGGAACTGGATTggttattttgtttcagatctCAAATGTACTTTGCCAGCAAATTTAACAAAGTCTCAGTTGTCTTCTGTCAGTCCCAATACAGGAGTTAGTCACTTCATTATAAAACTTCAAAATGGAAGTATATTAGAACCTGAAATCAGGTGTGTTTGTCTTAATCAAGACTCTCACTTGGTGGATGTGGGAGCTGAATGTGTAGCTCAGAAAGTGTTTTAA